The following are encoded together in the Streptomyces flavofungini genome:
- a CDS encoding CynX/NimT family MFS transporter: MSLMASEEAKTTSPVTGTATGTATTAPEAPAGRARGAGGIGGADATGGTARAAAATAKQRPTRAWATRLVVVGIVLAALNLRPAITSLGALLEEVRDGLGMSGTLAGLLTSVPPLCFAAFGSLAPRLARRFGAGAVVCGGMAAIATGLLIRPFVGGTVGFLAASALALMGIAVSNVLMPVIVKRWFPDRVGSMTGLYSMALALGTSLAAAVTVPVTDALGGSWRAGLAVWAAVAVVAVVPWLPLVRERGTDAAGSAGAAGSGQVPAAVRSQDEGLRITHSRTAWALACFFGLQATAAYITMGWLPQIFRDAGVPAGEAGVLLAVTMAMGVPLAFVIPRVATRLSHQGPVVVALGTCGLAGYAGLYFAPAGGAWAWALLCGISNCAFPLALTMVGMRARSSAGVAKLSAFAQSTGYLISIPGPLLVGVLYQHSGGWGLPIALMAGLMVPQIAVGVLAGRDRTIEDEVAQRAAAVSAGA; the protein is encoded by the coding sequence ATGTCTCTCATGGCGAGTGAGGAAGCGAAGACGACGAGTCCGGTGACAGGTACGGCGACGGGTACGGCGACGACGGCACCGGAGGCGCCCGCCGGACGCGCGCGTGGCGCCGGGGGCATCGGCGGCGCCGACGCGACCGGCGGGACCGCGCGCGCTGCGGCGGCCACCGCGAAACAGCGGCCCACGCGCGCGTGGGCGACGCGTCTCGTCGTCGTCGGCATCGTCCTCGCGGCCCTCAACCTGCGGCCCGCCATCACCAGCCTCGGCGCCCTCCTCGAAGAGGTGCGCGACGGGCTCGGCATGAGCGGCACCCTCGCCGGTCTCCTCACCTCCGTGCCGCCGCTGTGCTTCGCGGCCTTCGGCAGTCTGGCGCCGCGCCTGGCTCGGCGCTTCGGCGCGGGCGCGGTGGTGTGCGGCGGCATGGCGGCCATCGCCACGGGCCTGCTGATACGTCCCTTCGTGGGCGGCACCGTCGGCTTCCTGGCCGCGAGCGCGCTCGCGCTGATGGGCATCGCCGTCAGCAACGTCCTGATGCCGGTGATCGTCAAGCGCTGGTTCCCGGACCGCGTCGGCTCGATGACCGGCCTGTACTCGATGGCCCTCGCGCTCGGCACCTCTCTCGCCGCCGCCGTCACCGTGCCGGTGACCGACGCGCTGGGCGGCAGCTGGCGCGCGGGCCTCGCCGTCTGGGCGGCGGTCGCCGTCGTGGCCGTCGTGCCGTGGCTCCCGCTGGTGCGCGAGCGTGGCACCGACGCCGCCGGTTCCGCTGGTGCCGCCGGTTCCGGGCAGGTGCCCGCGGCCGTGCGGAGCCAGGACGAGGGACTGCGAATCACCCACAGCCGCACCGCCTGGGCCCTCGCCTGCTTCTTCGGCCTCCAGGCCACCGCCGCGTACATCACGATGGGCTGGCTGCCGCAGATCTTCCGGGACGCGGGGGTGCCCGCCGGTGAGGCAGGGGTGCTGCTCGCCGTCACGATGGCCATGGGCGTGCCCCTCGCCTTCGTCATCCCGCGCGTGGCGACGCGACTGTCCCACCAGGGTCCCGTGGTGGTCGCCCTCGGCACCTGCGGGCTCGCCGGGTACGCGGGCCTGTACTTCGCCCCGGCGGGCGGAGCCTGGGCTTGGGCGCTGCTGTGCGGCATCTCCAACTGCGCCTTCCCACTGGCCCTCACGATGGTCGGCATGCGCGCCAGGAGCAGCGCGGGCGTGGCCAAGCTGTCCGCCTTCGCGCAGAGCACCGGCTACCTGATCTCGATCCCGGGACCGCTGCTCGTCGGCGTCCTCTACCAGCACAGCGGCGGCTGGGGCCTGCCGATCGCGCTCATGGCGGGCCTGATGGTGCCGCAGATCGCCGTCGGCGTCCTCGCGGGCCGCGACCGCACGATCGAGGACGAGGTGGCGCAGCGGGCTGCGGCCGTGTCGGCGGGAGCCTGA
- a CDS encoding SGM_5486 family transporter-associated protein: protein MPVLDPNPQNGQKKLLLVLGAMLAITVIIGIVATVASP, encoded by the coding sequence ATGCCAGTGCTCGACCCGAACCCCCAGAACGGCCAGAAGAAGCTGCTCCTCGTGCTCGGCGCGATGCTGGCCATCACCGTGATCATCGGAATCGTCGCGACGGTGGCCTCCCCCTGA
- a CDS encoding SixA phosphatase family protein: MSVAEPRRIVLFRHAKADWPQVSDHERPLADRGRRDAPVAGRRLAESGIAFDLALCSTAARTRETWKLAVQELSQRPRTVYEDRVYEASPGELIAVLNETPDDVRDLILIGHNPGVHGLADILSGDAEGDAQVRMNRRGFPTSAFAVLTYTGSWKGLEPGAGTLVDYWAPSE, encoded by the coding sequence ATGAGCGTCGCAGAACCCCGCAGGATTGTCCTCTTCCGGCATGCGAAGGCCGACTGGCCCCAGGTGTCCGACCACGAGCGCCCCCTCGCCGACCGCGGCCGCAGGGACGCCCCCGTGGCCGGCCGCAGACTGGCCGAGAGCGGCATCGCCTTCGACCTCGCCCTCTGCTCGACCGCCGCCAGGACCCGCGAGACCTGGAAGCTGGCCGTCCAGGAGCTCTCGCAGCGCCCCCGGACGGTGTACGAGGACCGGGTGTACGAGGCGTCCCCCGGCGAGCTGATCGCCGTGCTCAACGAAACCCCGGACGACGTCCGGGACCTGATCCTGATCGGCCACAACCCCGGCGTCCACGGCCTCGCCGACATCCTCAGCGGCGACGCCGAGGGCGACGCCCAGGTGCGGATGAACCGCCGCGGCTTCCCGACGTCGGCGTTCGCCGTCCTGACGTACACCGGATCGTGGAAGGGCCTTGAGCCGGGGGCGGGGACCCTGGTGGACTACTGGGCGCCGTCGGAGTAG
- the serB gene encoding phosphoserine phosphatase SerB, which yields MSASTPTPTSGDPTAAGPGAPADLPTLLVKIFGKDRPGITAGLFDTLAAYSVDVVDIEQVVTRGRIVLCALVTAPPPGMEGDLRATVHSWAESVKLQAEIISGHGDNRPRGLGRSLVTVLGHPLTAESTAAIAACITGTGGNIDRVFRLAKYPVTAVEFAVSGTETEPLRTALATEAHALGVDIAVVAAGLHRRAQRLVVMDVDSTLIQDEVIELFAAHAGCEEEVAAVTTAAMRGELDFEESLHARVALLKDLDVSAVDKVRTEVRLTPGARTLIRTLKRLGYQVGVVSGGFTQVTDDLKERLGLDFAHANTLEIVDGRLTGRVTGEIVDRAGKARLLRRFAAEAGVPLEQTVAIGDGANDLDMLNAAGLGVAFNAKPMVREAAHTAVNVPFLDTVLYLLGITREEVEAADMHLDQD from the coding sequence ATGAGTGCCTCGACGCCCACGCCGACCTCCGGCGATCCCACCGCAGCAGGTCCCGGCGCCCCCGCCGACCTCCCCACCCTTCTGGTCAAGATCTTCGGCAAGGACCGCCCAGGCATCACCGCCGGACTCTTCGACACCTTGGCCGCGTACTCCGTCGACGTCGTCGACATCGAGCAGGTCGTGACCCGTGGCCGGATAGTGCTGTGCGCCCTGGTCACCGCCCCGCCGCCGGGCATGGAGGGCGACCTGCGGGCCACCGTCCACAGCTGGGCGGAGTCCGTGAAGCTCCAGGCCGAGATCATCTCGGGCCACGGCGACAACCGCCCGCGCGGCCTCGGCCGCTCCCTGGTGACGGTCCTCGGCCACCCCCTGACCGCGGAGTCGACAGCCGCGATCGCCGCCTGCATCACGGGGACGGGCGGCAACATCGACCGCGTCTTCCGCCTCGCCAAGTACCCGGTCACCGCGGTGGAGTTCGCCGTCTCCGGCACGGAGACCGAGCCGCTGCGCACCGCCCTCGCGACGGAGGCACACGCCCTCGGCGTGGACATCGCGGTCGTGGCGGCGGGCCTGCACCGCCGCGCCCAGCGCCTGGTCGTGATGGACGTCGACTCGACCCTGATCCAGGACGAGGTGATCGAGCTCTTCGCCGCGCACGCGGGCTGCGAGGAGGAGGTCGCCGCCGTGACCACGGCGGCCATGCGCGGCGAGCTGGACTTCGAGGAGTCCCTGCACGCGCGGGTCGCCCTGCTCAAGGACCTGGACGTGTCCGCCGTGGACAAGGTCAGGACCGAGGTCCGGCTGACCCCCGGCGCGCGTACGCTCATCCGCACCCTCAAGCGCCTCGGCTATCAGGTCGGCGTCGTCTCGGGCGGCTTCACCCAGGTCACCGACGACCTGAAGGAACGTCTCGGCCTGGACTTCGCGCACGCCAACACCCTGGAGATCGTCGACGGCAGGCTCACCGGCAGGGTGACCGGCGAGATCGTCGACCGCGCGGGCAAGGCCCGGCTGCTGCGCCGCTTCGCCGCCGAGGCGGGCGTTCCGCTGGAGCAGACCGTGGCGATCGGTGACGGCGCCAACGACCTGGACATGCTCAACGCCGCCGGTCTCGGCGTCGCCTTCAACGCCAAGCCGATGGTCCGCGAGGCCGCCCACACCGCGGTGAACGTCCCCTTCCTCGACACCGTCCTGTATCTCCTGGGCATCACCCGCGAAGAGGTCGAGGCCGCGGACATGCACCTGGACCAGGACTGA